Proteins from a single region of Corvus hawaiiensis isolate bCorHaw1 chromosome 6, bCorHaw1.pri.cur, whole genome shotgun sequence:
- the LOC125327069 gene encoding proline-rich protein 2-like encodes MGERPPPFPSIPFPPGSAQCGRAEQAPAPALPSPSPSQPESGSLTWLEPGEEAAAAGEGSRGGRQGKGREGGSEPASERGKGAAGEAGGLCGGRRAKASLGSRQPPPPPHHPRAAGRLLLPLSQALGPWGSHARSGCRLAFPAAPPCEAAPRLAPPPPPPAPPGRTPAARAGLVPHASPRRSLTPSAERPPDPAAAASRPCRGAAPRRAAPRTGFVASPPSELPQRPPARPPPPTRRPGPRPRGRCFLAPGGPVFPLPLAPSRPSDRGAEDAVPREGCGLS; translated from the coding sequence ATGGGAGAGCGGCCGCCCCCTTTCCCGtccattcccttccctcctggctccGCACAATGCGGCCGCGCCGAGcaggccccggccccggcgcttccttcccccagcccttcccagccggAGAGCGGGTCACTTACATGGCTGGAGCCcggggaggaggcggcggcggcagggGAAGGGAgccggggagggaggcaggggaaggggagggaaggggggagcgAGCCAGCGAGCGAGCGGGGGAAGGGGGCGGCCGGCGAGGCGGGCGGGCTCTGCGGCGGGCGCCGAGCGAAGGCCTCACTGGGCTCCCGGcagccgccgcctcctcctcacCATccccgggcggcggggcggctcctcctccccctctcgCAGGCGCTCGGCCCGTGGGGTTCGCACGCCCGCTCCGGCTGCCGGCTCGCCTTCCCCGCCGCTCCGCCCTGCGAGGCCGCCCCtcgcctcgctccgccgccgcctccccccgcACCTCCGGGCCGCACTCCCGCCGCCCGGGCCGGGCTCGTCCCGCACGCGTCTCCGCGGCGCTCGCTCACACCCTCGGCGGAGCGGCCGCCGgatcccgccgccgccgcttcccgcCCGTGCCGAggggccgccccgcgccgcgccgctCCCCGGACGGGGTTCGTGGCCTCGCCACCCTCCGAGCTTCCGCAGCGCCCGCCAGCCCGGCCCCCTCCGCCCacccgccggcccggccccagGCCCCGGGGGCGGTGTTTCCTGGCCCCGGGCGGCCCGGTGTTCCCCCTTCCCCTGGCACCGTCCCGGCCCTCGGACCGGGGCGCTGAGGACGCCGTGCCCCGCGAGGGATGTGGCCTCTCCTGA